Proteins encoded together in one Thermococcus gammatolerans EJ3 window:
- the asnB gene encoding asparagine synthase (glutamine-hydrolyzing) has product MCGINGFSWSDEGLVREMNVAIRHRGPDDEGVYVDDNVSLGHVRLAIIDLSPKGHQPMRYEKNGHEVWIVYNGEVYNFMELREELEKKGYVFNSNTDTEVILAAYLEWGFDCVKKFNGMWAFAIYDKTKKLLFLSRDRFGIKPLYYYYDGQNLIFSSEIKAILKHEIKREPNDAVIFDFLYYNLLDHTEDTFFEGIKRLMPSHSAVFDIKTRELRIFKYYDLRKRLKKLKKAEEDPATFRKLFKKAVKRRLIADVPVGSCLSGGLDSSSIVCMMRELEKNLEIKTFSLIFPGFKLDESKYQESVMQKCSVKRYTTTFTAEDILRDLEDLIYTQEEPFSTLSIYGQYRVMKLANENGMKVLLDGQGSDEILAGYHYFFGYYYYELFRHLKWKQLIREIIYYRKNVGSFKALKYFIGLLLPRRIQEWILNHDTYLSREFIKRFKHRKDLRFKKKELNDALVCAVMNNLPHLLRFEDKNSMRWSIETRVPFLDPELVEYALSTPSQAKIRNGITKYILRESLKGIVPDIILDRRDKIGFATPDNEIANHPEIKKFIWNIINSESFKKRKYWNWKKVHKVYYHHSTSKLGNIFIGELIWKVVILELWLRVWIENKSARREG; this is encoded by the coding sequence ATGTGTGGGATTAATGGGTTTTCTTGGAGTGATGAGGGTCTTGTTCGGGAGATGAATGTGGCTATTCGTCATCGTGGGCCTGATGATGAGGGTGTGTACGTTGATGATAACGTTAGTTTGGGTCATGTGAGGCTTGCGATTATTGATCTTTCCCCAAAGGGTCATCAGCCAATGAGGTACGAGAAGAACGGTCATGAGGTTTGGATTGTTTATAATGGTGAGGTTTACAATTTTATGGAGCTCCGCGAGGAGTTGGAGAAGAAAGGTTACGTGTTCAATTCGAATACGGATACTGAGGTGATTCTTGCCGCTTACTTGGAGTGGGGTTTTGATTGTGTTAAAAAGTTCAATGGCATGTGGGCGTTCGCGATTTATGATAAGACTAAGAAGTTACTCTTCTTGAGCAGGGATCGGTTTGGAATAAAACCCTTGTACTACTATTATGACGGGCAGAACTTAATCTTCAGCTCAGAAATCAAAGCCATACTAAAACACGAGATTAAAAGAGAGCCGAACGATGCCGTCATATTTGACTTCCTTTACTACAACCTACTTGATCATACGGAAGATACTTTTTTTGAGGGAATAAAGAGACTGATGCCTAGTCATAGTGCTGTCTTTGACATCAAAACAAGAGAGCTCAGAATTTTTAAGTATTACGATTTACGTAAGCGATTAAAGAAATTGAAGAAAGCTGAAGAAGATCCAGCGACCTTTAGGAAACTTTTCAAAAAGGCTGTTAAAAGACGCTTAATAGCCGACGTTCCTGTTGGTTCGTGTTTAAGCGGAGGACTCGACAGCTCAAGCATCGTGTGTATGATGAGGGAACTTGAGAAGAACTTGGAGATAAAGACTTTCTCCCTAATCTTTCCAGGTTTTAAGCTCGATGAGAGCAAATATCAGGAAAGTGTCATGCAAAAGTGCAGTGTCAAGAGGTACACTACAACCTTTACCGCGGAGGATATACTTAGAGACCTTGAGGATCTGATATACACTCAGGAGGAGCCCTTCTCCACCCTCAGCATCTACGGTCAGTACAGAGTTATGAAACTCGCAAACGAGAATGGGATGAAGGTTTTACTCGATGGACAGGGGAGTGATGAAATACTTGCTGGCTATCACTACTTCTTTGGTTATTATTACTATGAATTATTCAGACATTTAAAATGGAAACAACTTATTAGGGAAATTATATATTATAGAAAAAACGTGGGATCTTTTAAAGCTTTGAAGTATTTTATTGGATTACTATTGCCAAGAAGAATACAAGAATGGATACTCAACCATGACACTTATTTGTCGAGAGAATTTATAAAGAGATTTAAACACCGAAAAGACCTAAGATTCAAGAAAAAAGAATTAAATGATGCATTAGTTTGTGCTGTAATGAATAATCTACCCCATTTACTTAGATTTGAGGATAAAAATTCAATGAGATGGTCAATTGAAACAAGAGTCCCTTTTCTCGATCCAGAGCTTGTTGAATATGCACTTTCAACACCATCACAGGCAAAAATAAGAAATGGGATTACAAAATATATTCTAAGAGAATCCTTGAAGGGCATTGTTCCAGATATAATCTTAGATAGAAGAGATAAAATTGGATTTGCAACTCCAGATAATGAAATAGCAAATCATCCAGAGATCAAAAAATTTATTTGGAATATTATTAACTCAGAATCATTTAAAAAAAGAAAATATTGGAATTGGAAAAAAGTACACAAAGTATATTACCATCATAGCACATCGAAGCTAGGAAATATATTTATTGGAGAACTTATTTGGAAGGTTGTTATCCTTGAACTTTGGTTACGAGTGTGGATCGAAAACAAAAGTGCCCGAAGAGAGGGATGA
- a CDS encoding glycosyltransferase — protein MPEERDEIMKVCMITTVHKPLDGRIFYKEARSLSKIYDVLVIAANREAGERQVESVKIVTIKRPRLRKLFHFITIWRIFKKGLELDCNIYHCHEPDSLIICLLIKFIKRNNVKVIYDVHEHWPSEIRYGWLRVKNNKILTTIIEKLIWNIEHKAVNFADHIIVVNNHLAREFHMLSFKVSVIPNVPLITILKRSYSGDINKKDADLILMASKVANHYGINEILRSLYKLKKVYPKIKLKIIGDIKIDIKTTLDRFNMTDNVILKGFLPLENMYYEIEKGKIGLNIVKPEFYNIYIGLSTKLFDYMACKLPVVASNLPEIKLIIKQTKGGILVDPENINEITKAIKYLIENPKDAKKMGIRNRKVIEKNINWKRSEKKLIRIYKLLEEGK, from the coding sequence GTGCCCGAAGAGAGGGATGAAATTATGAAAGTGTGCATGATTACTACAGTTCATAAGCCACTTGATGGTAGGATATTTTACAAAGAAGCAAGAAGCTTATCAAAAATTTACGATGTACTTGTAATAGCAGCTAACAGGGAGGCAGGGGAAAGGCAGGTCGAGAGTGTTAAAATAGTTACTATAAAAAGACCAAGGCTTAGGAAGCTATTTCATTTTATTACAATATGGAGAATCTTTAAGAAAGGGTTGGAGTTGGATTGTAATATTTATCATTGTCATGAGCCAGATTCTCTTATTATATGTCTTCTTATCAAATTCATAAAAAGGAATAATGTGAAGGTAATATATGATGTTCATGAACACTGGCCAAGTGAAATAAGATATGGGTGGTTAAGAGTAAAAAATAACAAAATTTTAACCACGATAATCGAAAAACTAATTTGGAACATTGAGCACAAGGCCGTTAATTTTGCGGATCATATTATAGTTGTGAATAATCATCTTGCAAGAGAATTCCACATGTTATCCTTCAAGGTGTCTGTAATACCCAATGTGCCATTGATAACGATCCTGAAAAGAAGCTATAGTGGTGACATAAATAAGAAAGATGCAGATTTAATTTTAATGGCCTCTAAAGTGGCTAATCACTATGGTATAAATGAAATCCTACGCTCTCTATACAAGTTAAAAAAAGTATATCCCAAGATTAAATTGAAAATAATTGGAGATATCAAAATTGATATAAAAACCACTTTAGACAGATTCAATATGACAGACAATGTTATATTAAAAGGTTTCTTACCTCTAGAGAATATGTATTATGAAATAGAAAAGGGAAAGATAGGATTGAATATCGTGAAGCCGGAATTTTATAATATTTACATAGGATTGTCAACTAAGCTTTTTGATTACATGGCTTGTAAGTTGCCTGTAGTTGCCAGTAATTTGCCAGAAATTAAATTGATCATTAAACAAACTAAAGGGGGAATTCTTGTCGATCCAGAAAATATCAACGAAATTACAAAGGCAATAAAGTACTTGATTGAGAACCCAAAGGATGCTAAAAAAATGGGGATAAGAAATAGAAAAGTTATTGAGAAGAACATTAACTGGAAAAGAAGTGAAAAAAAATTAATTAGGATATACAAGCTCTTGGAGGAAGGGAAATGA